In a genomic window of Novipirellula aureliae:
- a CDS encoding MTH1187 family thiamine-binding protein, with protein MNVIVDLCVVPMGVGVSVSKYVAECQKVLQEAGLEHQLHAYGTNVEGDWDDVFAAIKRCHERVHELGAPRITTSIKVGTRTDREQSMKDKTESVYRIVPTENNLG; from the coding sequence ATGAATGTCATCGTCGATTTATGTGTCGTCCCAATGGGCGTTGGCGTTTCGGTGAGCAAGTACGTTGCTGAATGCCAGAAGGTATTGCAGGAAGCAGGACTCGAGCACCAGCTACACGCATACGGCACGAATGTTGAAGGAGACTGGGACGACGTTTTTGCCGCGATCAAGCGTTGCCATGAACGTGTTCATGAGCTGGGTGCTCCGCGAATTACTACTAGCATCAAAGTCGGAACTCGCACAGACCGCGAGCAGTCGATGAAGGATAAGACTGAAAGCGTATACAGGATTGTGCCTACCGAAAACAATTTGGGCTGA